One window from the genome of Cottoperca gobio chromosome 15, fCotGob3.1, whole genome shotgun sequence encodes:
- the LOC115019983 gene encoding gamma-aminobutyric acid receptor subunit pi isoform X2: protein MAIYVSGGAVFTILLISRLLESSMLNAEVKEGEILPPTIHRLMKGYNKYLRPFFDNGPVTVGMSLDIASIDTISEINMDYTATIFLRQRWTDERLVFEGNKSLSLDGRLVELLWVPDTFIVDSKKSFLHDITVENRLIRIFPNGTVLYALRITTTVACNMDLTKYPMDKQTCTLQLESWGYNINDVMFYWTRGNESVSGLDTLQLAQYTVEDHYTSVSEAVYETGNYPRLVFHFQLKRSILYFILETYVPSSLLVVLSWVSFWISLSSVPARICIGVTTVLTMTTLMMGARTSLPNANCFIKAIDVYLGICFSFIFGALIEYAVAHFCSLSHMDSHILMYGHHIHDFDDEMNGIITTISNHNRAKRRKEAAATPAPAPASLELTVSPSSPSGSEPKPEAPPPEPTNWCLTALATVRKVLRAINCCHVENPHHIDNYSRVTFPLSFVMVNLLYWTYYLYF from the exons GTTGTTGGAGAGCTCGATGCTCAACGCAGAAGTGAAGGAAGGAGAGATTCTGCCCCCTACCATTCATAGGCTGATGAAAGGATACAACAAGTACCTCAGGCCTTTCTTTGACA ATGGTCCTGTAACAGTGGGAATGAGCCTGGACATTGCCAGCATTGACACCATCTCAGAGATCAACATG GACTACACTGCCACCATATTCCTCCGCCAGCGCTGGACGGACGAGCGCTTGGTGTTTGAGGGCAATAAGAGCCTGAGCCTTGACGGGCGGCTAGTGGAGCTGCTCTGGGTCCCTGACACCTTTATCGTCGACTCCAAGAAGTCCTTCCTCCATGACATCACCGTGGAGAACAGGCTGATACGCATCTTCCCCAACGGGACCGTCCTTTACGCTCTGAG gaTTACTACCACAGTCGCTTGCAACATGGATCTGACCAAGTATCCCATGGACAAACAGACCTGCACGCTACAACTGGAGAGCT GGGGTTACAACATCAATGATGTCATGTTCTACTGGACCAGAGGAAATGAGTCTGTCAGCGGTTTAGACACCCTGCAGCTGGCTCAGTACACAGTGGAGGACCACTACACTTCTGTCTCAGAGGCCGTTTATGAAACTG GCAATTACCCGAGGCTGGTCTTCCACTTTCAGCTGAAGAGGAGCATTCTGTACTTCATCCTAGAGACTTACGTCCCATCGAGCCTGCTTGTTGTCCTCTCCTGGGTCTCCTTCTGGATTTCCCTGTCCTCTGTTCCAGCACGTATTTGTATAG GAGTGACCACAGTACTGACCATGACCACTCTGATGATGGGAGCCCGGACGTCACTGCCCAATGCCAACTGCTTCATTAAGGCCATTGATGTGTATTTAGGAATCTGCTTCAGCTTTATCTTTGGAGCGCTCATTGAGTATGCCGTGGCCCACTTCTGCTCCCTCAGTCACATGGACTCACACATTCTCATG TACGGCCACCACATACACGACTTTGATGACGAAATGAACggcatcatcaccaccatctcCAATCACAACAGGGCCAAGAGACGCAAGGAGGCTGCCGCAACTCCTGCCCCGGCTCCCGCTTCCCTAGAACTCACTGTCAGCCCGTCCAGCCCTTCGGGCAGTGAGCCTAAGCCCGAGGCGCCGCCCCCGGAGCCCACCAACTGGTGTCTCACTGCTCTGGCCACCGTCCGCAAAGTGCTCCGCGCCATAAATTGCTGTCACGTGGAGAACCCCCACCACATAGACAACTACTCCAGAGTCACCTTCCCCCTGTCTTTTGTCATGGTTAACCTGCTCTACTGGACATATTATCTGTACTTTTAg
- the LOC115019983 gene encoding gamma-aminobutyric acid receptor subunit pi isoform X1: MAIYVSGGAVFTILLISRLLESSMLNAEVKEGEILPPTIHRLMKGYNKYLRPFFDNGPVTVGMSLDIASIDTISEINMDYTATIFLRQRWTDERLVFEGNKSLSLDGRLVELLWVPDTFIVDSKKSFLHDITVENRLIRIFPNGTVLYALRITTTVACNMDLTKYPMDKQTCTLQLESWGYNINDVMFYWTRGNESVSGLDTLQLAQYTVEDHYTSVSEAVYETGNYPRLVFHFQLKRSILYFILETYVPSSLLVVLSWVSFWISLSSVPARICIGVTTVLTMTTLMMGARTSLPNANCFIKAIDVYLGICFSFIFGALIEYAVAHFCSLSHMDSHILMQYGHHIHDFDDEMNGIITTISNHNRAKRRKEAAATPAPAPASLELTVSPSSPSGSEPKPEAPPPEPTNWCLTALATVRKVLRAINCCHVENPHHIDNYSRVTFPLSFVMVNLLYWTYYLYF; encoded by the exons GTTGTTGGAGAGCTCGATGCTCAACGCAGAAGTGAAGGAAGGAGAGATTCTGCCCCCTACCATTCATAGGCTGATGAAAGGATACAACAAGTACCTCAGGCCTTTCTTTGACA ATGGTCCTGTAACAGTGGGAATGAGCCTGGACATTGCCAGCATTGACACCATCTCAGAGATCAACATG GACTACACTGCCACCATATTCCTCCGCCAGCGCTGGACGGACGAGCGCTTGGTGTTTGAGGGCAATAAGAGCCTGAGCCTTGACGGGCGGCTAGTGGAGCTGCTCTGGGTCCCTGACACCTTTATCGTCGACTCCAAGAAGTCCTTCCTCCATGACATCACCGTGGAGAACAGGCTGATACGCATCTTCCCCAACGGGACCGTCCTTTACGCTCTGAG gaTTACTACCACAGTCGCTTGCAACATGGATCTGACCAAGTATCCCATGGACAAACAGACCTGCACGCTACAACTGGAGAGCT GGGGTTACAACATCAATGATGTCATGTTCTACTGGACCAGAGGAAATGAGTCTGTCAGCGGTTTAGACACCCTGCAGCTGGCTCAGTACACAGTGGAGGACCACTACACTTCTGTCTCAGAGGCCGTTTATGAAACTG GCAATTACCCGAGGCTGGTCTTCCACTTTCAGCTGAAGAGGAGCATTCTGTACTTCATCCTAGAGACTTACGTCCCATCGAGCCTGCTTGTTGTCCTCTCCTGGGTCTCCTTCTGGATTTCCCTGTCCTCTGTTCCAGCACGTATTTGTATAG GAGTGACCACAGTACTGACCATGACCACTCTGATGATGGGAGCCCGGACGTCACTGCCCAATGCCAACTGCTTCATTAAGGCCATTGATGTGTATTTAGGAATCTGCTTCAGCTTTATCTTTGGAGCGCTCATTGAGTATGCCGTGGCCCACTTCTGCTCCCTCAGTCACATGGACTCACACATTCTCATG CAGTACGGCCACCACATACACGACTTTGATGACGAAATGAACggcatcatcaccaccatctcCAATCACAACAGGGCCAAGAGACGCAAGGAGGCTGCCGCAACTCCTGCCCCGGCTCCCGCTTCCCTAGAACTCACTGTCAGCCCGTCCAGCCCTTCGGGCAGTGAGCCTAAGCCCGAGGCGCCGCCCCCGGAGCCCACCAACTGGTGTCTCACTGCTCTGGCCACCGTCCGCAAAGTGCTCCGCGCCATAAATTGCTGTCACGTGGAGAACCCCCACCACATAGACAACTACTCCAGAGTCACCTTCCCCCTGTCTTTTGTCATGGTTAACCTGCTCTACTGGACATATTATCTGTACTTTTAg